One window of the Candidatus Saccharibacteria bacterium genome contains the following:
- a CDS encoding peptidoglycan DD-metalloendopeptidase family protein: MARDEDRQYKPKSLQTLDNQDMSPQQLEDLYNAPAADDLERNFAMPSATQSGSDIADENAIDDLEDSFNGPDAKESGSAKLDSAKNLSEKESQGADKLNYTGTEADEKEALDKKDKKSKLKKSFLSRRKKAMMFGGFGALLGGGGILGFSMFLTLQFIHIPLNVHDAYNAISRRAVEKMGDNIFHYYVVKYLVPGMVKNGCTTTRRTKSCADVSGKTNIVTANFRAWRDANIEGKLAEKGIEIRLEATSKGNKVFLTTPEIREGVELGTYTGKSRDFEDKAFAQLRGKKEIHRELSRTMSALTLRDRMYIRFIGMPLIDRKYSPRYCIVACETRKKIKATKTELLSIAKGRFIERVITPLNTSIGLSLECALDGFTCGDLDSSESTGERRTKYQKDLQLRLVDLQSKYGKASIEELNKQADEIRSKGAVEYLIKQIAGETTAKIAVKVIPVVGWIDLGASLISGAQKAAPTILHMNYVMNETAMVGTATMALTYASELMSGSADPATLNSFSLLYGADASRDQGGGSAQSSPLYGAIMGGGTQKPVASLFPRAYAESTATNAMCDDGEGYPAGALICPNVAIGSPTGTLAFVTKVAVDGITNNPFLAFPGFVANVWVNIRDGILSIFSFIEEPLSKLVAAITPQQLTEVLEWLKNEVFAKIFVLASTPNQSGARYFETMVGGINILTNYTRHFGLGGKVLNSTQVKALYKADAEQKHYEYSKLPLYARMFSKENSNSLVSKIAMSIPSGSGAAQSGLIASTLNPLRSLASSIDAVTSRDASAAAKLPEKDPFGITQYGYAEDDSIFIADPEAYWESAKCDDPNTTVTWGNSTTRINDISQLPEHDQTNPCLLIRASVATNGGLYDKSLLPSPPATNTAVTLGGELGTVGNFTFPLKTTQTRIKTAQYQDATYKLTKWAWCYTSQTNCHHDYPAADIFDNPGTEVVAAVGGTVVRYRPKPSCSPERGGSPSIQIKGDDGNYYFYTHFRGGSLLQSQEGARIDQGQTLGVIGEPACAQGTQPHVHFQAYSSPITGNPTSSNVQPILIKAFGALPQ; the protein is encoded by the coding sequence ATGGCACGAGACGAAGACCGCCAATACAAACCAAAGAGCCTGCAGACACTAGACAATCAAGACATGTCCCCGCAGCAACTTGAGGACCTCTACAACGCTCCGGCCGCTGACGACCTTGAGCGCAATTTTGCCATGCCTTCAGCGACACAGTCAGGGTCGGACATTGCAGACGAAAATGCCATCGATGACCTAGAAGACTCTTTTAATGGTCCCGATGCCAAAGAGTCTGGGTCGGCTAAGCTTGATTCTGCAAAAAATCTATCCGAAAAGGAGAGTCAGGGCGCGGATAAGCTAAATTACACCGGTACCGAAGCGGACGAGAAAGAAGCGTTGGACAAGAAAGACAAAAAATCGAAACTAAAAAAATCATTTCTTTCGCGGCGAAAAAAGGCAATGATGTTTGGTGGTTTTGGGGCGTTACTTGGAGGAGGTGGGATACTTGGTTTTTCAATGTTTCTGACACTCCAGTTTATACACATACCCCTAAACGTTCACGATGCATATAACGCTATCTCTAGGCGGGCTGTCGAAAAAATGGGTGACAATATATTCCATTATTATGTTGTGAAATATTTAGTACCCGGTATGGTAAAGAATGGCTGCACTACGACGCGCCGTACCAAGTCCTGCGCAGACGTAAGCGGAAAAACAAACATAGTTACTGCCAACTTCCGGGCTTGGCGCGACGCTAACATAGAAGGAAAACTCGCTGAAAAGGGTATCGAGATCCGGCTTGAAGCAACCTCGAAAGGAAACAAAGTGTTCTTGACTACGCCCGAAATTCGAGAAGGTGTCGAGCTTGGAACCTACACGGGAAAATCTCGTGATTTCGAAGATAAGGCATTTGCACAACTTCGTGGAAAAAAAGAGATTCACCGCGAGTTAAGCCGAACCATGTCCGCCCTGACCCTGAGAGATAGAATGTACATAAGGTTTATAGGCATGCCTTTGATTGACCGTAAGTATTCTCCCCGATATTGTATCGTCGCATGTGAAACAAGAAAGAAAATAAAAGCAACAAAGACCGAGCTCCTCTCTATAGCGAAGGGTCGTTTTATTGAACGAGTTATTACCCCCTTAAATACCTCTATCGGTCTCTCTTTAGAGTGCGCGCTCGATGGTTTCACGTGTGGCGACCTTGACAGCTCGGAAAGCACGGGAGAGAGGAGAACGAAATACCAAAAAGATCTTCAGTTAAGACTTGTGGATTTACAATCAAAATACGGTAAGGCTTCTATAGAAGAACTGAACAAGCAGGCCGATGAGATTCGCTCGAAGGGGGCAGTGGAATACCTCATAAAACAAATTGCGGGAGAGACCACCGCCAAAATAGCCGTGAAAGTAATTCCAGTAGTTGGGTGGATTGACCTTGGTGCTAGCTTGATTTCCGGCGCCCAAAAAGCAGCACCCACTATACTACACATGAACTACGTTATGAATGAGACGGCAATGGTTGGTACCGCTACAATGGCGCTAACTTATGCGAGCGAGCTGATGAGCGGATCCGCCGACCCCGCCACCCTCAATTCCTTTTCTCTTCTGTATGGAGCCGACGCATCGCGTGACCAGGGGGGAGGAAGCGCTCAAAGCAGCCCTTTATATGGCGCAATCATGGGCGGGGGTACCCAAAAACCGGTAGCCTCTCTTTTCCCCAGGGCATACGCAGAAAGCACCGCGACGAATGCCATGTGTGACGATGGCGAAGGGTATCCAGCAGGCGCACTTATTTGTCCGAATGTGGCAATCGGATCCCCCACTGGTACTCTTGCCTTTGTTACCAAGGTTGCTGTAGATGGAATTACAAACAACCCCTTTCTCGCATTTCCGGGTTTCGTCGCAAACGTATGGGTTAATATTAGGGACGGGATACTGAGTATTTTTTCTTTCATTGAAGAGCCTCTCTCTAAGCTTGTTGCGGCAATTACACCCCAGCAACTTACTGAAGTGCTAGAGTGGCTAAAAAACGAAGTGTTTGCAAAAATATTTGTCCTTGCCTCTACCCCAAACCAAAGCGGTGCACGGTATTTTGAGACAATGGTTGGCGGAATTAACATACTCACAAACTACACACGCCACTTTGGCCTCGGAGGAAAGGTTTTAAACTCAACACAAGTCAAGGCCTTATATAAGGCGGATGCCGAACAAAAACATTATGAATATTCTAAACTACCCTTGTATGCCAGGATGTTCAGCAAAGAGAACAGTAATTCTCTTGTGTCAAAAATAGCTATGAGCATCCCTAGTGGCTCTGGCGCGGCACAAAGTGGCCTAATTGCGTCCACATTAAACCCTTTACGTTCTTTAGCTAGTTCTATTGATGCGGTTACTTCTAGAGACGCTTCTGCGGCTGCAAAGTTGCCCGAAAAAGACCCATTTGGTATAACCCAATATGGTTACGCCGAGGATGACTCAATATTTATTGCTGACCCAGAAGCCTACTGGGAGTCGGCAAAGTGTGATGACCCCAATACTACTGTTACGTGGGGGAACTCAACGACGCGCATAAATGACATAAGTCAACTCCCCGAACACGACCAAACTAATCCATGCCTCTTGATCCGTGCTTCAGTCGCGACCAATGGCGGTCTGTATGATAAAAGCCTTCTCCCCAGTCCGCCCGCGACAAATACCGCTGTTACACTCGGAGGGGAGCTTGGTACTGTTGGGAACTTTACATTCCCGCTAAAAACCACTCAAACCAGAATCAAGACGGCGCAATATCAGGATGCAACCTATAAGCTGACTAAGTGGGCTTGGTGTTACACCAGTCAAACAAATTGTCACCACGACTATCCCGCAGCAGATATATTTGACAACCCAGGCACAGAGGTCGTGGCTGCCGTAGGGGGTACCGTAGTAAGATATAGACCAAAGCCATCGTGTTCCCCAGAGCGTGGGGGGTCTCCCAGTATACAAATTAAGGGTGATGACGGCAATTACTATTTTTATACTCATTTTCGAGGAGGCTCATTATTACAAAGCCAGGAGGGTGCTCGTATAGACCAGGGCCAAACCTTGGGTGTTATAGGTGAACCAGCCTGTGCACAGGGCACGCAACCACACGTTCACTTCCAGGCATACTCAAGCCCAATAACGGGTAATCCTACTTCTTCAAACGTGCAACCAATCCTCATAAAGGCGTTCGGGGCGTTGCCGCAATGA
- a CDS encoding peptidoglycan DD-metalloendopeptidase family protein, whose translation MRSIYSNRIKSTLTIFGSLMVLGNAVIATAEPLDGDALDMVLIGSVWYEKNQALLGCLAGGANIPNGTSEQNGKAIFDYLTQPGRLTPVQASGVIGNMMVESGLLPQRKQGTQPSQITTAEEFLASGSGVGWGLVQWTPGSKFINSIDPQTKTAAHTVAEANNLGVQIAFVWSQLEGKTSIPEKGAGDDLKQQTDLREAVLAFQGNKLAGGKYIGYERPLDQSGTVSARLSYAIDALKKYGSIPSTSPSPDSSCGGGGGSSAFLNGNYSLPVKKKWFDQHPEWFSKAHHDYPAADIPVPLGEEVYAVAGGKITSAPAGTATGGLGYGVIIDVGGGVTMQYGHGSDGGSVPGAKQGDTVKAGQLIMHSASTGHSTGPHLHLGIRVNGKAVCPQTLLMAIGSGASIPDIKQLPTVGCTYVWGKK comes from the coding sequence ATGAGGTCAATATACAGCAACCGCATAAAAAGCACCCTGACCATATTTGGATCGTTGATGGTACTCGGCAACGCTGTTATCGCCACCGCCGAACCACTTGATGGTGACGCTCTTGATATGGTTTTGATTGGTAGTGTATGGTATGAAAAAAACCAGGCACTCCTAGGCTGCCTTGCGGGTGGTGCCAACATACCAAATGGGACAAGCGAACAAAACGGGAAGGCTATTTTTGATTATCTTACACAACCAGGACGGCTAACGCCCGTACAGGCCTCGGGAGTCATCGGTAATATGATGGTAGAGTCAGGATTACTACCACAAAGAAAACAGGGTACGCAACCAAGTCAGATAACAACCGCGGAGGAGTTTCTTGCTAGTGGCTCTGGTGTGGGGTGGGGGCTGGTGCAGTGGACCCCTGGTTCGAAGTTTATTAACTCTATCGATCCTCAAACCAAAACTGCTGCTCATACCGTTGCGGAGGCAAACAATCTTGGCGTGCAGATAGCCTTCGTCTGGAGTCAGCTCGAGGGTAAAACTTCGATACCGGAAAAGGGGGCAGGGGATGATTTAAAACAACAAACCGACTTACGTGAAGCTGTTCTCGCATTCCAAGGGAATAAATTAGCAGGAGGGAAGTACATAGGATATGAACGGCCACTTGACCAGTCTGGCACTGTCAGTGCCCGCCTTTCCTACGCAATAGATGCGCTGAAAAAATATGGTTCAATCCCATCTACTAGCCCGTCCCCTGACTCAAGTTGTGGGGGTGGTGGGGGTTCGAGCGCTTTCCTAAACGGGAACTACAGCCTACCTGTTAAGAAAAAGTGGTTTGACCAACACCCAGAGTGGTTTTCAAAAGCGCACCACGACTACCCCGCCGCTGATATACCCGTTCCTTTAGGGGAAGAGGTCTATGCTGTAGCAGGCGGGAAAATTACATCGGCACCCGCTGGCACAGCCACAGGTGGTCTTGGTTATGGTGTTATAATCGACGTTGGGGGAGGGGTAACAATGCAGTATGGGCATGGTAGCGACGGTGGCTCAGTTCCTGGGGCAAAACAAGGGGACACGGTTAAAGCAGGTCAGCTAATAATGCACTCGGCAAGTACGGGGCATTCAACCGGTCCACATCTTCATCTTGGTATCAGAGTTAATGGTAAAGCGGTCTGTCCCCAAACCCTCCTGATGGCCATTGGGAGTGGCGCTAGCATACCAGATATTAAACAGCTGCCCACAGTCGGCTGTACATACGTCTGGGGGAAAAAGTAA
- the recF gene encoding DNA replication and repair protein RecF (All proteins in this family for which functions are known are DNA-binding proteins that assist the filamentation of RecA onto DNA for the initiation of recombination or recombinational repair.), with amino-acid sequence MISNVRLQHFRSYADSAFEFGDGVNIIVGPNGSGKTNLLEALLVLARAGSYRVGDNDLVAFGADWSRIDGVVDGTQERSIILKKGALLQKTYTVGAKTYSRLPEKQKIPIVLFEPNHLMLLQGPPEGRRMYLDDILEQIKPGYNVFRKNYKRVLAQRNTLLKTPHTTKQEFFPWNLRLSELGAVIYRARRELVDELSTHIQDTYKQLAATDTKIGVSYESRLVGVDYESQLMRVLEDNYHSDTSRGFTSFGPHRDDIIVRFGNVPAALTASRGESRTATLALKILEAQILERTRNQKPLMLLDDVFSELDGARRQSLTSHLQNFQTFLTTTDADIVVKHFTSSTIFPTGTQ; translated from the coding sequence ATGATATCGAATGTTCGGCTGCAACATTTTCGGTCTTATGCGGACAGTGCTTTTGAGTTTGGTGATGGCGTAAATATAATTGTCGGACCAAACGGAAGCGGCAAAACAAATCTACTTGAAGCCCTACTCGTCTTGGCGCGCGCGGGGTCATATAGGGTTGGAGATAATGACTTGGTGGCATTTGGTGCTGATTGGTCAAGAATTGACGGTGTTGTCGACGGCACACAGGAAAGAAGTATTATTCTCAAGAAAGGCGCCCTGCTCCAAAAAACATACACCGTGGGCGCCAAAACATACTCACGTCTGCCAGAGAAACAAAAAATACCAATTGTTCTATTTGAACCAAATCACCTCATGCTGCTACAAGGACCCCCCGAGGGAAGAAGAATGTACCTAGACGATATTCTTGAACAAATAAAACCTGGCTATAACGTGTTTCGTAAAAACTACAAAAGGGTGCTCGCCCAGAGAAACACACTCTTAAAAACACCACACACAACGAAACAAGAGTTTTTTCCATGGAACCTGCGGCTCAGCGAGCTCGGGGCGGTTATTTACCGTGCACGGCGCGAGCTCGTTGACGAACTCTCGACCCACATACAGGACACCTATAAACAGCTTGCGGCAACCGACACAAAGATAGGTGTTAGCTACGAGAGTCGTTTAGTGGGGGTTGACTACGAATCGCAACTTATGCGGGTGCTTGAAGATAATTATCACTCAGATACCTCACGAGGGTTTACCTCATTTGGTCCTCATAGAGATGACATCATAGTACGGTTTGGTAACGTGCCGGCCGCCCTAACCGCCTCACGCGGCGAATCGAGAACAGCAACACTGGCGCTAAAAATACTTGAAGCCCAAATACTTGAACGGACCCGAAACCAAAAACCACTTATGCTGCTGGACGATGTTTTTAGTGAGCTCGACGGCGCCCGTCGTCAGTCACTAACAAGCCACTTACAAAACTTTCAAACCTTTCTTACGACAACAGATGCGGATATTGTAGTGAAGCATTTTACGTCCAGCACAATTTTTCCAACAGGGACGCAATAG